ATTTACAAGATACTGATGTTTATAACTTGCTAGTTGTTGGAGCAGTTGTTCAGCAAAAGTAGTGCGATCTTGGTGAAACAATGAATTACAGTAAGCCGTTGGGTCTTCTTGCACGTTATGTGTGCTCATCATTACATAATATGCATAGTTTCTTGTTACTTGAGATCTATTATGGCAAGAACAATAATTAGATATGAGAAATGGTTTTAAAGCCGACGCTTAAGAAACATCAATGATACTAGAACCTTGCTTCCTCGTAATATACAAAACCGTGGAAGTCATGAGATTCCGAGCCAAGCCAATCcgaatatacaaaacaaaaaactaggGGTTTTAGTTTTACCATCGCAACACTTCGAATAAAAAGTTATGCATGCtaattctaaatattttctcaATGATAGAACCTTGCTTTCTCGTaacataaattgatttttttaaccaCATAAATTGATTTGGACGTAAGAAAGAAGTAGCTGATAGATGATTTAGGCTAAACTTTCTCTTTAACTTTagcttttttgaaaaataaagttacttttaaaagttatttttcttattaatcaataatgacatttatatgttttaatacAAGTTAATCATAAccataatacaaaaaaaaaatagaaatgaaaatactaaaacataattcataaactaaaacataaaagctcattaactaaaatattttacaatgtGGTGGTCCAGTAGTAGGCGGACTTTAGGATTACTAAGCAACCTGGGTTCGAAAACACCACACTACACTTCACTTTGTGGCCACGCGAATATGAGTTTATTTTACGGCTCATTTGAATATCGGAGTGAGAATCTATCATTAGGCTGCATCACCTCTTTGGAGATTAGTCTGAGTTTCTTGGTGGACCTTAAATACTCCacggttatatatatattctaagcAACCCTAACCATTGTGAATTTTTCTCTGTGTTTGACGCATTCTTGATGAAATTTTATTCTCCTGGTCACACACAATATGCAGTGTTTTTCAGTGTGTTGCATTCTTATATAGGGTGTGTATTATATAAGTATCTTTAAATCGGGAAACTAAGGTCAAGAATTTGATCACCATTTTCGGTTTCAACGAAGCATTCTTAAGTGAGATTAATCATTTCAGGTTCAAATGACGAGAACTTGGTCATCCTCCAAGTGATTTTGTTATCTCAATTAAGCTAAAACATTCTGCTGTTCCAGAGTCAGCAAATTCAATCCTATGAAAGCGTGACACCACGAGTAAAACAATAAATAGTCATTCCAAGACATGGCATGAGCCAAGTGAATGCTATTCTCATGTCTCTGTATCGTGAATTAAACGCTACTGAGAGATTCAAGATTGATAAGCCTTATACATCGCATGTTTAGGGAATATATCTAGTTTCGACAGCCGACCCTATCCTGAAACAATATGCACAAAATAAATTCCACATTTTTTATACGTGTGcttaatatatagaaaaaatggaatgtaaaaaaagagaaagatataTTATTGATCATGCAGATCCTCGTCTTAGGAAGATTTGACATCATGTAGTTAGATagtgatttaatatataaagggtaaGAATCAAACTTTGTCAATTGGTTTTGGATCCTAAACTCATGATAAGCCTCAACTTACATTTTCTTGCCAAATAAACTTAACATTATGGAGAAGACTTGTCAACAGTTTCATGAGCTTTGTAACAAGACCAGAGATAGACGATCCTTTAGCAAACGATCGATTGATTTAggttcttatatttttgtaattttagggttttttgatcgagaaatatatttaatactcTTTTAactgaatttatatatatatatatatatatatttttttttcataaaagatGTTATGAAATGAATAACAGGTAGAGAAATTGGTGTTGTATTATATGAGAATTGACATATCACGaattataaataacaaaagaattataataaaaaaaagaattatgataaagaaaattaattaataatattgtaattttataatattcatattatccagatttttgtatttaattgaCATTGTTAATTTCTctgtttgttttggttttatccACGTTTGGATAAATGGGTAAAataatgaactttttttttgaaacactggGTAAAATAATGAACGTATTCACCATTATAAAGCTTAGCATAAAATACATCAATTAGTTCCAACAGTTAATACATATGTCTTTTCCTTGAATCAGATATCATTGTTTAGAGTCGAAGGATTCAAGTTGATGCCATGAAAtatctgaagttttttttaagaaaaccaCCAGGAGAACTTTGATTATAAAATGAAGAAATAGAAGAAACTGATAcacaccatatatatatatattatttcttttacacaatatatatacatattttatcaaTTATCCATATTCTTAAACTAAGTTTGGactaacaataaatttattCCGAAGAATAACTGACCGTATATAGTTTacctgaaaaaaataaaacgtttctggttctagtttccTTTGCTAGGACATCAGCGTGAGCACTGAGCTCTGGGAACGTCACACACcacaccatatatatatatatatagcttttcGTCTCCTTGATAGCTGGAAGTTCTCCAAAAGTATATTCTCTGGATCTTATTCATTACATTATATCACTTATTGGTATAGTAGTTCACAACATGACTTATAATAGGCAAGAAGCTGCCGAGTTAGCAATATGTAGCCACAGAAACGACTTCAAAATCAACTCCCACGTATAGCTTATCATTCACCAGATAAGGTTCAACAAGTTTCGTCAGACACATGAAGTCTGCAAAGCCCTTAGATGTCTCCAACCAACCCGAACCTAAAAACAAAGAGCGATTGCGGTTACataaaatagtatttaaaaaaaaaaaatcaagaaacatCCATACATGTTTTCTCAACATGATTGCGGTTAACTTGATCCAATACCCTCAGCTTAAATTTTGCGTAAGTCTTTGTCTTCGACGCATTGTTGATGAACCCCTCACCTAACAGATACACAGAAAATGATTCGTCCTTTTCCTCCCCAAACCCTCTTGGATGAACTTGAATTCTCCTGATCAAGAACTCACACACAACATGCAACATCTTTAGTACGtgatacattttttatatttataatttgtgtatagaaagtgaaaaaaaaagaagaagataagaacTGATCACCATTTCCTGTTTCCAACGACAAATTCATGAGAATGATGAGCCTTCTCAGGCTCGAAAGACGAGAACCTGGTCATCATCCAGGTGACTTTGTGgttgagaggattctcaattAAGCTAAAACATTCAGCAGTTCCGGATTCGGCAGGTTCAATCCCATGAAGCTTGACACCACACATACAACTGTCTCCAATAAGGTACCCGTTCCTCTCAAGATCAACAAGAGATATTAGTTTTGGATTCCCCTTGCCAGTCGGTTTTGGATAGATACCGAATTCTCTGTGGCCTGCAACACAACACATCAACATTTATATCGACCACAGataaaatatacacaaaatatatgtataggtactatagagaaagagagaccaTAAGATTCCCATTTTTGCTCTAGTTGACTGACGACAAAGAGTTCATATTCGATCTTTACATTTACCGAAGCTTGGCTCATTAAGAAGATAGAGACATAATGACCACTTGCATTCTTACGCCCATTTGGAAACACACAAAGTGTCCTGGTTTCATATCAACTCAAGAAAGGTTAAAATgtcttcttttaaaaaaaaaaaaatgagagagaaAGCTCACCATTTGTGACCACCGAGATCGAAAACAGATGAATTGACCTTTTCGAGTTGGTACTTTTTGAACAACGAGAAGTTGTCTATCTTGAACAAATGACTTGTTCTGTGACGTGATTTGAACACTCTCACCATTTCTGTGAAGAAAAGATTAGATTAAAACTTGGAACTAAAGAGCATGCACCATGGGTATTtcacattttttattaatactaTTTGATAATATGATTAAGTTTTAATTTCAGAAAATAATGAACCATTATCAAAGTGACACATGACAACAAAAAATTTcgtatttttttcttacaagagaaaacaatatttatttacctTCAATGGGTATTGGTCGCGACATTGTAGCGCAGCTGCAAATGATATGGAACTGATTCTTCAGTGAAGCCTTATAATTATATCTGAGGATGCAAGTCTATTACTATTAGCTATATTTATAGGCATTACAAGATGCCATATCATATTTTCTTATGTTACCATTGTAGTCCCAATAATTATATCGAATCTAACGAAAAAGGTATCGTGGATAACACGCTACAGTGAGATTCGATACTATAATAAGAACCATGCATGTTCATACGTCACATCTTTTGGgcatatatgatatattcaCGTGGAATTATCTATTCATTTTTCTTaaggttttgtttattttattcgTTTGTTGGCGCGTTTTACTGTTTTTACTGCTATAAGAACCATGCATGTTCATACGTCACAACAGATGGGCTTGTTGACAAGAATCTTATGGTGTCTTTGAAGAAATTTACGTAGACAAAGCCGAGAGGATCAATTCACACCAATCCTTGATTCAGTAAGAAGCGATTCTCTAggttttgttcttctttttttcttatgtcGGTTCGATATAAGCGTGATGTCTCTTATAGTAGAGTGTATATACGTTCGGTCAATTTTATTTCTACCGATAGAATTTCGGGTTTAATAAATACTCTATTAGAAGGATCAAGGATGTAACGATGGAGTCTGTCTTATAGTCTTTTTTTCTCTTCCTATGTCATCTCTAGAAAATCAGTTTTGAGTTTACAATGAAGCATCGGTAAGGAAATTATATCAAATTTCAACAGGGTAAAATCATGTAGATCAAATTACAATTTTTCAGTTCATTTTCACTAAAGTTGGTTTCGCTTTGGATTTAGTTATGTTTTCATTCAATTTAAATATATCTAGAAAAACCAAtcaatatataaacttataaacTTTTGTTACCTTGAAACATAATGCACcacaattaattagtaaaatatacttctatatatattttaattaagtaAATAGCTATATATGTAGACATTACAGGACCAGAGCCAAGTGAATGTTATTCGCATGTCTCTGTATCGTGAATTATACATCGCAACTTTAGAGAACATATCAAGAATTTCGACAACCGGCCTTATCCTGAAACCATGCGATAAAAGATTCCTCATTTCTTATACGTGTGCTTAAGGCTGTAACTGGATGTTAATAAAAGGAATAAGTGAAATTAAATGATAATTAGTGGAATTCAATGGAATGGAATTAATATTCCATTTGTTCCAAAACTATTTTGATGTGGAATGGTTTTTCAAAAGaatgttgatattttttttggaatggaAAGGAATAATATGGAATGAGATGGAATAGTCATTCCTTCTTTTCATTGCAACTGGTGAATATTTTATGGAATGAGAAGGAATTAAGCATTCAGAAaatttttattccaaaaaaatgCATTCCAGTTGCACCCTAAATCTTATAGAAAAGAGAATAGTAAAAGATAAAGAAAACTATTGAGATCATGCACGTCCTCAAAACTGGCCATGAACTAAAATCTCGTTTCAGTTCTTGAAACATCAATTTATACACTAAATTTTATATACGAGTTCATTATTAATACCTTGGATCACACCAAAAAAATTACTAACATGTAGTATAAGGATTTAtgaacaaaattattttcttagacATCTAATTACATAAGGCCAGGTCTAGAAATCCTCATCTTatggaattttgtaaaatagcCAATTATTTTTCTTTGGGTAAAAAAATACAACCCAAAGCgaaataaccaaaccaaaatttgttGTTCCTTGAGTTTCATAGTCAATTAAATCACCAATGATCAGAGAAGTAAGGATACTAACCTCAGTACATTGCTCTTTGATTTCGTGTTTTAGTTTAAGAATGTACTCGCAGCtcactttcatatttttcaaagcAGTTACTCACAAATACCACCCAAGAACAACCTAGCAGGC
This genomic stretch from Brassica napus cultivar Da-Ae chromosome C9, Da-Ae, whole genome shotgun sequence harbors:
- the LOC125593236 gene encoding uncharacterized protein LOC125593236 isoform X2; amino-acid sequence: MSRPIPIEEMVRVFKSRHRTSHLFKIDNFSLFKKYQLEKVNSSVFDLGGHKWTLCVFPNGRKNASGHYVSIFLMSQASVNVKIEYELFVVSQLEQKWESYGHREFGIYPKPTGKGNPKLISLVDLERNGYLIGDSCMCGVKLHGIEPAESGTAECFSLIENPLNHKVTWMMTRFSSFEPEKAHHSHEFVVGNRKWRIQVHPRGFGEEKDESFSVYLLGEGFINNASKTKTYAKFKLRVRVGWRHLRALQTSCV
- the LOC125593236 gene encoding uncharacterized protein LOC125593236 isoform X1 yields the protein MSRPIPIEEMVRVFKSRHRTSHLFKIDNFSLFKKYQLEKVNSSVFDLGGHKWTLCVFPNGRKNASGHYVSIFLMSQASVNVKIEYELFVVSQLEQKWESYGHREFGIYPKPTGKGNPKLISLVDLERNGYLIGDSCMCGVKLHGIEPAESGTAECFSLIENPLNHKVTWMMTRFSSFEPEKAHHSHEFVVGNRKWRIQVHPRGFGEEKDESFSVYLLGEGFINNASKTKTYAKFKLRVLDQVNRNHVEKTCSGWLETSKGFADFMCLTKLVEPYLVNDKLYVGVDFEVVSVATYC